From Psychroflexus torquis ATCC 700755, the proteins below share one genomic window:
- a CDS encoding helix-turn-helix domain-containing protein — MGRKAILEIKESDSELNKLLLKQKTLKAEKRLKSLLAIKSGKFETRQELADFLGIHIRTLERWIVNYNAGGVEMMLTDKPKNKTSKIITPQIHKGLSQRVHDPNNPFLGYWDAQNWVEQEYGVVVKYQRIREYLIQHFKTKPKTPRKSHYKKDVEAEKAFLKTP; from the coding sequence ATGGGAAGAAAAGCAATTTTAGAGATCAAGGAATCAGATTCGGAGCTAAACAAACTCTTGTTAAAACAGAAAACCTTAAAAGCAGAAAAACGTTTAAAGAGTTTGCTAGCCATTAAGTCTGGCAAATTTGAAACCCGACAAGAATTAGCTGATTTTTTAGGGATTCATATCAGAACCCTAGAAAGGTGGATTGTGAACTACAATGCTGGTGGGGTTGAGATGATGTTAACTGATAAGCCTAAAAATAAAACGTCTAAAATTATTACACCACAAATACATAAGGGTTTATCCCAAAGAGTACATGACCCAAATAATCCTTTTTTGGGATACTGGGATGCTCAAAATTGGGTAGAACAAGAGTATGGCGTAGTTGTTAAGTACCAACGGATCCGTGAGTATTTGATTCAACATTTTAAAACAAAACCCAAGACTCCTAGGAAATCTCACTACAAAAAAGATGTAGAGGCTGAAAAAGCTTTTTTAAAAACTCCCTAA